One window of Bifidobacterium pseudocatenulatum DSM 20438 = JCM 1200 = LMG 10505 genomic DNA carries:
- a CDS encoding class I SAM-dependent methyltransferase, with product MAQAEQYFAADPQSKDVRKRLHVVLRGNEADVEVSNGVFSGNRVDLGTSVLLRQAPEPPEEGTFLDLGCGWGPIALTLGFASPKADIWALDVNERALDLTRRNAELNGVRNVHAVTADEIPSDMTFDLIWSNPPIRVGKDVLHELLMTWLPRLNAGGTAYLVVQKNLGSDSLIPWLATQLGDGYEVSKYASSKGFRVIEVMKA from the coding sequence ATGGCACAGGCCGAACAGTATTTCGCGGCTGATCCGCAGTCGAAGGATGTACGTAAGAGGCTGCATGTTGTGTTGCGAGGCAATGAGGCCGATGTTGAGGTTTCCAATGGCGTGTTTTCCGGCAATCGCGTGGATTTGGGAACGTCCGTGCTGCTTCGTCAGGCTCCGGAGCCTCCTGAGGAGGGTACGTTCCTTGATCTGGGTTGCGGTTGGGGCCCGATTGCGTTGACACTTGGTTTTGCTTCGCCGAAGGCTGATATTTGGGCGTTGGACGTGAATGAACGCGCGTTGGATCTGACGCGTCGCAATGCCGAGCTCAATGGTGTGAGGAACGTTCATGCGGTCACCGCCGATGAGATCCCTTCGGATATGACGTTTGATCTGATTTGGTCGAATCCGCCGATTCGTGTTGGCAAGGATGTGCTGCATGAGTTGTTGATGACGTGGCTGCCGCGTTTGAATGCGGGTGGTACCGCCTATTTGGTGGTGCAGAAGAATCTGGGGTCGGATTCGTTGATTCCGTGGCTTGCCACGCAGCTTGGCGATGGTTATGAGGTAAGTAAGTACGCGAGTTCGAAGGGCTTCCGCGTTATCGAGGTTATGAAGGCATGA
- the hflX gene encoding GTPase HflX — protein sequence MSANDVSGVLADQSEVLLDTNGENHFNESHDEQWQERESRNALKHVSGLGEMQDVTEVEYRKVRLERVVLVGVWSSRETTQAQAEESLRELAALAETAGAVVCDGLLQHRIKPDAATYVGSGKARELAGIVAQEEADTIVVDDDLPPSQRRALEDATKVKVVDRTAVILDIFAQHATSREGKAQVELAQLQYMLPRLRGWGGSLSRQAGGRAAGDAGIGSRGPGETKIEMDRRVIRSRIAKLRKQIEQMAPARDVKRGARRRFGLPTVAVVGYTNAGKSSLTNRLTGSAELVENALFATLDTAVRRARAKDGRQYAYVDTVGFVRRLPTQLIEAFKSTLEEVSEADLIVHVVDGSHPDPFSQIDAVDDVLSDIDGVETIPTIIVFNKADRMDEATRERIEALMPEAYIVSAFSGEGVDELRMQVESMLPTPNVHVEALLPYTAGSLVSRVREYGKVINVEYRDDGMMLEAEVDDHLAAQIVEQSIG from the coding sequence ATGAGCGCCAACGACGTGTCAGGCGTGCTCGCCGACCAGTCCGAGGTGCTGCTTGATACCAACGGCGAGAACCATTTCAACGAATCCCATGACGAACAATGGCAGGAACGCGAATCCCGCAATGCGTTGAAGCATGTGTCCGGACTCGGCGAAATGCAAGACGTCACCGAAGTCGAATACCGAAAAGTCCGCCTCGAACGCGTTGTGCTCGTCGGCGTGTGGTCCAGCCGTGAAACCACACAGGCACAGGCCGAAGAATCATTGAGAGAACTTGCCGCGCTTGCCGAAACCGCCGGCGCCGTGGTATGCGACGGCCTGCTGCAGCATCGTATCAAGCCGGACGCAGCTACATACGTTGGCTCCGGTAAAGCCCGCGAACTCGCCGGAATCGTGGCGCAAGAGGAAGCCGACACCATCGTTGTGGACGACGACCTGCCGCCAAGCCAACGCCGCGCCTTGGAAGACGCCACCAAAGTGAAGGTCGTGGATCGCACTGCCGTGATCCTCGACATTTTCGCCCAACATGCGACCTCACGCGAAGGCAAAGCCCAAGTGGAACTGGCACAACTCCAGTACATGCTGCCACGACTGCGAGGCTGGGGCGGATCACTGTCGCGACAGGCAGGTGGCCGCGCCGCAGGAGACGCGGGCATCGGCTCGCGAGGACCTGGCGAAACGAAAATCGAAATGGACCGCCGTGTGATCCGAAGCCGCATCGCCAAACTCCGCAAACAGATCGAACAGATGGCTCCCGCGCGTGACGTCAAACGTGGCGCTCGCCGTCGTTTCGGATTGCCGACCGTTGCTGTGGTTGGATATACGAACGCGGGCAAATCGTCGTTGACGAATCGGTTGACCGGATCAGCGGAATTGGTGGAGAACGCGCTATTCGCCACATTGGACACCGCAGTGCGCAGGGCGCGTGCCAAAGATGGACGTCAATATGCGTACGTCGATACCGTCGGGTTCGTGCGTCGACTGCCTACGCAGCTGATTGAAGCGTTCAAATCCACGCTGGAGGAGGTTTCCGAAGCCGATCTGATCGTGCATGTGGTGGACGGATCGCATCCGGACCCGTTCTCGCAAATCGACGCGGTCGACGATGTGCTTTCCGACATCGACGGCGTCGAAACCATTCCCACGATTATCGTGTTCAACAAGGCCGACCGTATGGATGAGGCCACACGCGAGCGTATCGAGGCGTTGATGCCGGAAGCGTACATCGTATCGGCGTTTTCCGGCGAAGGCGTCGACGAGCTGCGTATGCAGGTGGAATCCATGCTGCCGACGCCGAACGTGCATGTCGAGGCGTTGCTGCCATACACTGCCGGTTCGCTGGTGTCGCGCGTACGTGAATACGGCAAAGTGATCAACGTCGAATACCGTGACGACGGTATGATGCTCGAAGCGGAAGTGGACGATCATTTGGCTGCGCAAATCGTGGAACAGTCAATCGGCTGA
- a CDS encoding LysM peptidoglycan-binding domain-containing protein — MMLMVLAWCLAGLMMPARAQSDPGATPVVVYTVQPGDTLWGYAARITPDGGNVADTVDELVRLNNLDSVSLRAGQRLIVPDEV, encoded by the coding sequence ATGATGCTGATGGTGCTCGCATGGTGTTTGGCTGGATTGATGATGCCTGCACGCGCGCAGTCAGATCCCGGAGCGACGCCGGTGGTGGTATATACCGTCCAGCCGGGCGATACGTTGTGGGGGTACGCTGCGCGTATTACGCCTGATGGTGGCAATGTTGCGGATACTGTGGACGAGCTGGTACGACTGAATAATCTGGATTCAGTATCGCTTCGGGCCGGTCAAAGACTTATCGTTCCCGACGAGGTATGA
- the serA gene encoding phosphoglycerate dehydrogenase — protein MPKALLLENIHPDAAQSLRDHGFEVECLRGALNEDELIDALEDVDLLGIRSKTSVTSKVIDARPTLTAVGCFCIGTNQVDLDYAGKHGIAVFNAPYSNTRSVVELVIGDIICLMRRIPAHTHHMKHGMWDKSASGSHEVRGKTLGIIGYGNIGSQLSVIAEALGMRVVFYDIEEKLAMGNAHRCSTLNELLEQSDVVTLHVDGRKSNTGFFGEDQFAHMKQDSIFINLSRGFVADLDALKKHLDSGHISGAAVDVFPVEPKKSGDEFLTSLADEDNMILTPHIGGSTLEAQKSIGQFVSQRLEDYWFRGSTMLSVNLPQITLSDIRSNFRIAHLHANLPGVLAKVNRVLGEENINIAAQALGTEGEIGYVVTDVAQRPSQKALDELAAIEGTIRMRVIS, from the coding sequence ATGCCTAAAGCATTGTTACTTGAAAATATTCATCCTGACGCGGCACAGTCACTGCGTGACCACGGCTTCGAAGTCGAGTGCCTCAGGGGCGCCCTCAACGAAGATGAACTCATCGACGCCTTGGAAGACGTTGATCTGCTGGGCATTCGCTCCAAAACCAGCGTGACCAGCAAAGTCATCGACGCACGTCCGACGCTCACGGCCGTCGGCTGCTTCTGCATCGGCACCAATCAGGTCGATCTCGACTATGCGGGCAAGCACGGCATCGCCGTGTTCAATGCCCCATATTCCAACACTCGCTCCGTGGTGGAACTGGTTATCGGCGACATCATTTGCCTGATGCGCCGCATTCCTGCGCACACCCATCATATGAAGCACGGTATGTGGGACAAGTCTGCTTCCGGCTCTCATGAAGTGCGAGGCAAGACGCTCGGCATCATCGGCTACGGCAATATCGGATCTCAGCTTTCCGTCATCGCCGAGGCACTTGGCATGCGCGTGGTGTTCTACGACATTGAAGAGAAGCTTGCCATGGGCAATGCCCATCGTTGCTCTACACTGAACGAACTGCTCGAACAGTCCGATGTGGTCACACTGCATGTCGATGGCCGCAAGTCCAATACCGGTTTCTTCGGTGAGGACCAGTTCGCGCATATGAAGCAGGATTCGATCTTCATCAATCTTTCCCGCGGTTTTGTGGCTGATTTGGACGCTCTGAAGAAGCATTTGGACTCCGGCCACATTTCGGGCGCCGCAGTGGATGTGTTCCCTGTCGAGCCGAAGAAGAGCGGCGACGAGTTTTTGACGAGCCTTGCGGATGAAGACAATATGATTCTGACCCCGCATATTGGCGGGTCTACGCTTGAAGCCCAGAAGTCCATCGGACAGTTCGTCTCACAGCGTCTTGAGGATTATTGGTTCAGGGGATCCACCATGTTGTCCGTGAATCTTCCGCAGATCACACTGTCTGATATTCGTTCGAACTTCCGCATCGCGCATCTTCACGCGAATTTGCCTGGCGTACTTGCCAAGGTGAACCGTGTGCTCGGAGAAGAGAATATCAACATCGCGGCACAGGCACTGGGCACCGAAGGCGAAATCGGCTATGTGGTCACCGATGTGGCCCAGCGCCCCAGCCAGAAGGCTTTGGACGAACTCGCAGCCATCGAAGGCACGATCCGTATGCGTGTGATCAGCTGA
- a CDS encoding L-lactate dehydrogenase translates to MVDSPIKPTKLAIIGAGAVGSTLAFAAAQRGVAREIVLEDIAKERVEAEVLDMQHGSSFFPTVSIAGSDDPEICRDADMIVITAGPRQKPGQSRLELVGATINILKAIIPGLVKVAPNAIYMLITNPVDIATHVAQKISGLPANQVFGSGTNLDSARLRFLIAQQTGVNVKNVHAYIAGEHGDSEVPLWASATIGGVPMCDWTPLPGHAPLDAEVREQIHQDVKNAAYKIINGKGATNYAIGMSGVDIIEAVMRDSNRILPVSSMLHDFHGISDVCMSVPTLLNRSGVNTAINTPVSDRELAALTRSAETLKETAAQFGF, encoded by the coding sequence ATGGTGGATTCACCAATCAAGCCCACAAAGCTCGCTATCATCGGTGCCGGTGCAGTCGGCTCCACTCTCGCTTTCGCTGCCGCTCAGCGTGGCGTCGCACGTGAGATCGTGCTCGAAGACATTGCCAAGGAACGCGTCGAAGCCGAAGTACTCGACATGCAGCACGGCTCCAGCTTCTTCCCGACCGTGTCCATCGCAGGCTCCGATGATCCGGAAATCTGCCGCGACGCCGACATGATCGTCATCACCGCAGGTCCGCGTCAGAAGCCGGGTCAGTCCCGTCTCGAACTGGTCGGTGCCACCATCAACATTCTCAAGGCCATCATTCCTGGCCTCGTGAAGGTCGCTCCGAACGCCATCTACATGCTCATCACCAACCCGGTTGATATCGCAACCCATGTTGCCCAGAAGATCTCCGGCCTGCCGGCAAACCAGGTCTTCGGCTCCGGTACCAACCTTGACTCCGCACGTCTGCGCTTCCTGATCGCCCAGCAGACCGGCGTCAACGTCAAGAACGTGCACGCCTACATTGCTGGCGAACACGGCGACTCCGAAGTGCCGCTGTGGGCCTCCGCCACCATCGGTGGCGTCCCGATGTGCGACTGGACCCCGCTGCCGGGTCACGCTCCGCTCGACGCCGAAGTTCGTGAGCAGATTCACCAGGACGTCAAGAACGCCGCCTACAAGATCATCAACGGCAAGGGCGCAACCAACTACGCCATCGGCATGTCCGGCGTTGACATCATCGAAGCCGTCATGCGCGACTCCAACCGCATCCTGCCGGTGAGCTCCATGCTCCACGACTTCCACGGCATCTCCGACGTCTGCATGTCCGTGCCGACCCTCCTCAACCGTTCCGGCGTCAACACCGCCATCAACACCCCGGTGTCCGACCGCGAGCTTGCAGCCCTTACGCGTTCCGCAGAGACGCTGAAGGAAACCGCTGCCCAGTTCGGCTTCTGA
- a CDS encoding cation diffusion facilitator family transporter: MAHDHAHGSIANTGAEHQKRLMMSLGLTSTVFIAEVISAVITESLALLVDAGHMLTDMSVLIASTVTAILMQRKPSNKRTWGWARLEVLTAAVGALILLIVGIYALVEAGMRLFGGSADEVNDVRLLLFMGILGLAANIGSIFILASQSEDNMNMKAAFLEVMNDALGSVAVIVSASVLICTGWAGFDAVAGGIIALMMIPRAIKLLRNAVRVLLEETPNGLDLDEVRSHLEQVPHVVAVHDIHASIVSTGMPIFMAHVVVEQGLTMKEAAEILAQLQDCLREHFPVSVPHTTFQLEPEGYSSTSKSEMHS, translated from the coding sequence ATGGCACATGACCACGCGCACGGATCGATAGCGAACACAGGAGCGGAACATCAAAAACGGCTCATGATGTCGCTCGGTCTCACCTCGACGGTATTCATAGCGGAAGTCATCAGCGCGGTCATCACAGAATCGTTGGCGCTGCTCGTTGATGCCGGACACATGCTCACCGACATGTCCGTACTCATCGCATCAACCGTCACCGCAATACTGATGCAACGCAAGCCCAGCAACAAACGCACCTGGGGCTGGGCAAGGCTCGAAGTGCTAACAGCGGCAGTCGGAGCCCTCATCCTCCTCATCGTAGGTATCTATGCGCTTGTGGAAGCCGGCATGAGACTTTTCGGCGGATCTGCCGACGAAGTAAACGACGTGCGATTGCTGCTCTTCATGGGCATACTCGGCCTCGCGGCCAATATCGGATCAATCTTTATCCTCGCATCGCAAAGCGAAGACAACATGAACATGAAAGCGGCATTCCTTGAAGTCATGAATGACGCTTTAGGGTCCGTTGCCGTAATCGTATCGGCAAGCGTGCTCATCTGCACCGGCTGGGCCGGATTCGACGCTGTGGCAGGTGGCATCATCGCACTCATGATGATCCCGCGAGCCATCAAACTGTTGCGCAACGCGGTTCGCGTGCTTCTCGAAGAAACCCCCAACGGTCTTGATCTCGATGAAGTGCGTTCCCACTTGGAACAAGTGCCGCATGTTGTGGCGGTACACGACATCCACGCGAGCATCGTATCCACAGGCATGCCGATCTTCATGGCGCATGTTGTGGTCGAACAAGGACTCACCATGAAAGAAGCGGCGGAAATACTCGCACAACTACAAGATTGCCTGCGCGAACATTTCCCCGTATCCGTACCTCATACCACCTTCCAACTCGAACCGGAAGGATACAGTTCGACCAGCAAATCCGAAATGCATTCCTAA
- the nrdR gene encoding transcriptional regulator NrdR, whose translation MHCPFCQNPDTKVVDTRISDDGHSIRRRRECPKCSKRFTTLETTMLLVVKRSGNVEQFDRNKVISGVRKACQGRPIKEDDLKALGQQVEEDLRARGLAQVKSDEVGRAILKPLRDLDEVAYMRFASVYQNFENLEDFQNAIDELKADALK comes from the coding sequence ATGCATTGCCCTTTTTGTCAGAATCCAGATACCAAGGTGGTCGATACCCGCATCAGCGATGACGGCCATTCCATCCGCCGTAGGCGTGAATGCCCGAAATGCTCCAAGCGTTTCACCACGCTAGAGACCACTATGTTGTTGGTGGTGAAGCGTTCCGGCAACGTTGAGCAGTTCGATAGGAACAAGGTGATTTCTGGTGTTCGCAAGGCATGCCAGGGCCGTCCGATCAAGGAAGACGATTTGAAGGCTCTTGGCCAGCAGGTCGAAGAGGATCTTCGTGCCCGAGGACTGGCTCAAGTCAAATCCGACGAGGTCGGCAGGGCCATTTTGAAACCGTTGCGTGATCTTGATGAGGTCGCGTATATGCGATTCGCCAGTGTATACCAGAATTTTGAGAATCTTGAGGATTTCCAGAACGCGATCGACGAGCTGAAGGCCGATGCGCTGAAGTAG
- the lexA gene encoding transcriptional repressor LexA: MSTVPFTPKKDAERPDESTLTDRQRKVLGAIKKHLVEQGFAPSFREIGEAAGLKSPSSVKHQLQVLDDKGFIRMNANKGRAIEVVSFDDDEVSPGKVAQVIPFPSQSDSSGSIMASRDVPLVGRIAAGVPITAEQHVDDVMRLPERLTGTGNLFMLEVHGDSMIDAAICDGDFVVVREQNTAENGDIVAALLDDEATVKTFRKDHGHVWLIPHNPAYSPIDGTHAEIMGKVVTVLRKI; encoded by the coding sequence GTGAGCACCGTCCCATTCACGCCCAAAAAGGATGCCGAGCGTCCGGATGAAAGCACGCTGACCGACCGTCAGCGCAAGGTGCTTGGCGCCATCAAAAAACATCTCGTCGAGCAGGGGTTCGCTCCCTCATTCCGCGAAATCGGCGAAGCCGCAGGGCTTAAAAGTCCGTCATCCGTCAAACACCAGTTGCAAGTGCTTGACGACAAGGGCTTCATTCGCATGAACGCGAACAAGGGCAGAGCCATCGAAGTCGTGAGTTTCGACGATGACGAGGTTTCGCCCGGCAAAGTAGCGCAGGTCATCCCATTCCCGAGCCAATCTGATTCCAGCGGATCCATCATGGCTTCCCGCGATGTCCCCTTGGTGGGACGCATCGCGGCAGGCGTGCCCATCACCGCCGAGCAGCATGTGGACGATGTGATGCGTCTGCCGGAACGTCTCACTGGCACCGGCAATCTGTTTATGCTTGAAGTGCATGGCGACTCCATGATTGACGCGGCTATCTGCGATGGTGATTTTGTGGTGGTACGCGAGCAGAACACCGCGGAAAATGGAGATATTGTGGCGGCGCTGCTCGACGATGAAGCCACGGTGAAAACGTTCCGCAAGGATCATGGCCATGTCTGGCTCATTCCGCACAATCCCGCCTACTCCCCTATCGATGGCACGCATGCTGAGATCATGGGCAAGGTGGTCACCGTGCTCCGCAAAATCTGA
- a CDS encoding HelD family protein has translation MSSYSAQLREEQQAVSRAYGRLDDLRAQARARLDTVRAAGSHGSPTQRTERDSFATMYEDRLTQLRAVEDRLVFGRLDDVHGTHRYIGRIGLSDEHHEPILTDWRADAARPFYEATPSHHGDIVMRRHITLSFREVVGVEDEVLDVHSDQVGQASSDGTLTGEGALLASLNAKRTGKMTDIVATIQAEQDRIIRADLNQAVVVQGGPGTGKTAVALHRAAYLLYTHRRMLERSGVLVVGPSSTFLHYIDQVLPSLGETGVVSRTIADLIPGVIATAHDNPFAAKLKGERRMSKAIANAVAARERVPASLPSIRINGFAVPIVRADIEQAITDAKRTRQQHNKARETFVHSMLIAMRNRYVDKLDYEPEQAELTDVMQQLRMNDTLRKTLNLAWLPMTGEWLIDQLFCKPQQLRRFAPWLEERDIEALVRPKGSPFTVSDIPLLDEAMELLGPDPKAVARQKALDAKRAEEEQFAQDTLAQAGIGSGIVTSQMLVDNINGMDAELTAQRAAADREWTYGHIVVDEAQELTAMDWRMLIRRCPSRSFTIVGDVAQTSALGGTRSWRRMMDPLFGPHNWQLNELTINYRNPKEVSQLACDFAATEGLYISTVNAVRGVPDSVKRLTLADDSLIADAVAQQTVDLVRAFVSSDGTGRVAIIAPDDMVKPLRRRVYEQLRETLTAKEFDRLDAQSSWDEQVTVCSTQMVKGLEYDAVMVVQPGSIEENAPSRIVAAADLYVAMTRPTQRLLIVRTNADEKLLKL, from the coding sequence ATGTCGAGTTATTCCGCCCAGTTGCGTGAAGAACAACAGGCCGTCAGCCGCGCGTATGGCCGCTTGGACGACCTACGGGCTCAAGCTCGCGCCCGTCTCGACACCGTGCGGGCAGCGGGCTCGCACGGTTCGCCCACGCAACGCACCGAACGCGACTCCTTCGCCACCATGTACGAGGACCGTCTCACCCAGTTGCGTGCAGTCGAGGACCGTCTGGTGTTCGGCAGGCTCGATGATGTTCACGGCACGCACCGGTATATCGGTCGTATCGGATTGTCCGACGAGCACCATGAGCCGATCCTCACCGATTGGCGAGCCGACGCGGCACGCCCGTTCTATGAGGCGACGCCTTCGCACCATGGCGATATCGTAATGCGTCGCCATATCACGCTGAGTTTCCGTGAAGTGGTCGGTGTCGAAGATGAGGTGCTCGATGTGCATTCCGACCAAGTAGGTCAAGCGTCCTCGGACGGCACGCTAACCGGTGAAGGCGCGCTACTTGCATCATTGAACGCCAAACGCACCGGCAAGATGACCGACATCGTGGCCACCATCCAAGCCGAACAGGACCGTATCATCCGTGCAGACCTCAATCAGGCCGTGGTAGTGCAGGGCGGTCCGGGTACCGGCAAAACCGCCGTTGCCCTGCATCGCGCCGCATATCTGCTCTACACGCATCGAAGAATGCTCGAACGTTCCGGCGTGCTGGTGGTTGGTCCGAGCTCCACGTTCCTGCATTACATCGACCAGGTGCTTCCCTCCCTTGGTGAGACCGGAGTAGTCAGCCGAACCATCGCCGATCTGATCCCCGGCGTGATCGCGACGGCGCATGACAACCCGTTCGCCGCGAAATTGAAGGGCGAACGTCGTATGTCCAAAGCCATCGCCAATGCCGTTGCCGCACGAGAACGCGTCCCCGCATCATTGCCGTCGATCCGCATCAACGGATTCGCAGTGCCCATCGTGCGCGCGGATATCGAACAGGCCATCACCGATGCCAAGCGCACGCGACAGCAGCACAACAAAGCACGCGAAACTTTCGTGCATAGCATGTTGATCGCCATGCGCAACCGTTATGTGGACAAGCTTGATTACGAGCCGGAGCAGGCGGAGTTGACGGATGTGATGCAGCAGTTGCGCATGAATGACACCTTGCGCAAGACGTTGAATCTCGCATGGTTGCCGATGACCGGCGAATGGCTTATCGACCAACTGTTCTGCAAGCCGCAGCAGCTTCGTCGCTTCGCACCATGGCTTGAGGAACGCGATATCGAAGCATTGGTTCGTCCCAAAGGGTCGCCGTTTACCGTCAGCGATATTCCGCTGCTGGATGAAGCCATGGAACTGCTTGGCCCCGACCCCAAAGCGGTCGCCCGCCAAAAGGCGTTGGACGCCAAGCGCGCCGAGGAGGAGCAGTTCGCGCAAGATACGCTGGCTCAGGCTGGCATCGGCTCCGGCATCGTCACTTCGCAGATGTTGGTCGACAATATCAACGGGATGGACGCGGAACTCACCGCGCAGCGCGCCGCCGCAGACCGTGAATGGACATATGGGCATATCGTTGTCGATGAAGCTCAGGAACTCACCGCCATGGATTGGCGCATGCTCATCCGCCGTTGCCCGTCGCGTTCGTTCACCATTGTGGGCGATGTTGCGCAAACCTCCGCATTGGGCGGCACCCGTTCGTGGCGGCGTATGATGGATCCGTTGTTCGGACCCCACAATTGGCAACTCAACGAATTGACGATTAATTACCGCAATCCGAAGGAAGTGTCGCAGCTCGCCTGTGATTTCGCGGCAACGGAGGGATTGTACATCTCCACCGTCAATGCGGTGCGTGGCGTGCCGGATTCGGTCAAGCGCCTCACTCTGGCCGACGACAGTCTGATTGCCGATGCCGTGGCACAGCAGACCGTCGATCTGGTCCGCGCATTCGTCTCCTCCGATGGCACCGGACGCGTGGCCATCATCGCACCTGACGATATGGTCAAGCCGTTGCGCAGGCGGGTGTACGAACAGCTTCGCGAAACATTGACGGCGAAGGAGTTCGACCGTCTCGATGCGCAGAGCTCTTGGGATGAACAGGTCACCGTTTGTTCCACGCAAATGGTGAAAGGCTTGGAATACGACGCAGTGATGGTGGTGCAGCCGGGAAGCATCGAGGAGAATGCCCCCTCACGCATTGTGGCCGCAGCCGATTTATACGTCGCCATGACCAGACCGACACAACGTCTGCTTATAGTCCGGACAAATGCAGACGAAAAACTGCTCAAGCTATAA